The Vicia villosa cultivar HV-30 ecotype Madison, WI linkage group LG1, Vvil1.0, whole genome shotgun sequence genome includes a region encoding these proteins:
- the LOC131605867 gene encoding MYB-like transcription factor ODO1 produces the protein MGRQPCCDKLGVKKGPWTAEEDKKLINFILTNGQCCWRAVPKLAGLRRCGKSCRLRWTNYLRPDLKRGLLNEAEEQLVIDLHARLGNRWSKIASRLPGRTDNEIKNHWNTHIKKKLIKMGIDPITHEPLNKQASSNDTSSPAENLSQPDNNHEVKETDAAVNSEMNSSSPPTENSSGEESLLLDSLCSDDSLMNSLWLDETPLVEALWEMDITPIAKTETEHTKTEMNFVPTWEDNCAWLLDCQDFGIHDFGFNYFNEIETLGAKENQH, from the exons ATGGGGAGACAACCTTGTTGTGACAAACTTGGTGTGAAGAAAGGTCCTTGGACTGCTGAGGAAGATAagaaactcatcaatttcattctTACAAATGGACAATGTTGTTGGCGCGCTGTGCCTAAACTCGCTGGGCTTAGGCGCTGTGGGAAGAGTTGTCGGCTTCGTTGGACTAATTATCTTCGTCCTGATTTAAAGAGAGGCCTCCTCAATGAAGCAGAGGAGCAGCTTGTTATTGATCTTCATGCCCGTCTTGGCAACAG GTGGTCGAAGATTGCTTCGAGATTACCAGGAAGAACAGATAACGAGATTAAAAATCACTGGAACACTCACATCAAGAAAAAGCTAATTAAGATGGGAATTGATCCCATTACTCATGAGCCTCTGAACAAACAAGCATCATCCAATGATACTTCATCCCCTGCAGAGAATTTGTCACAGCCTGACAATAACCATGAAGTGAAGGAAACTGATGCAGCTGTGAACTCAGAAATGAATTCAAGCTCACCCCCTACAGAAAATTCTTCTGGAGAAGAATCTCTTTTGCTAGATAGTCTCTGTAGTGATGATTCTCTAATGAATAGCCTATGGTTAGATGAAACACCATTGGTGGAAGCACTTTGGGAAATGGACATAACACCTATAGCAAAGACAGAGACAGAGCATACAAAAACTGAGATGAATTTTGTGCCTACTTGGGAGGATAATTGTGCTTGGTTATTGGATTGTCAAGACTTTGGTATTCATGATTTTGGATTTAATTATTTCAATGAGATAGAAACTCTAGGGGCAAAGGAAAATCAACATTAG